In Palleronia sp. LCG004, a single window of DNA contains:
- the tpiA gene encoding triose-phosphate isomerase has protein sequence MERHRKLAAGNWKMNGLSDHLGEIAALIGSHGDATCEILICPPATLVAPMAAHAGSRIAVGGQDCHAEANGAHTGDISAEMLRDAGATYVITGHSERRADHGESDEAVRAKTEAGWKAGLVVILCIGETLDQREAGETLSVIDGQLAGSVPEGATGDNLVIAYEPVWAIGTGKVPSVEQIAEVHDHIRKTLSERFGTGTADAVRLLYGGSVKPGNASEIFAVDNVDGALVGGASLKADDFGGIISALEG, from the coding sequence ATGGAGCGCCACCGCAAGCTTGCAGCCGGAAACTGGAAGATGAACGGCCTGTCCGATCATCTGGGCGAGATCGCCGCCCTGATCGGGAGCCATGGCGACGCGACCTGCGAGATCCTGATCTGCCCGCCTGCGACGCTCGTCGCTCCGATGGCGGCGCATGCCGGATCGCGCATTGCCGTGGGCGGACAGGATTGCCATGCCGAGGCGAACGGAGCCCATACCGGCGATATCTCCGCCGAAATGCTGCGCGATGCGGGTGCGACGTATGTCATTACCGGCCATTCGGAACGCCGCGCCGATCATGGCGAAAGCGACGAAGCCGTGCGTGCCAAGACCGAGGCCGGCTGGAAAGCGGGCCTCGTCGTCATCCTCTGCATCGGTGAGACGCTCGATCAGCGCGAGGCTGGCGAGACGCTTTCGGTGATCGACGGCCAACTTGCCGGTTCGGTCCCCGAAGGTGCGACAGGCGACAACCTCGTAATCGCCTACGAGCCGGTCTGGGCGATCGGCACGGGCAAGGTTCCGTCGGTCGAACAGATCGCAGAGGTCCACGACCACATCCGCAAGACACTGTCGGAGCGGTTCGGCACAGGCACCGCCGATGCGGTCCGCCTGCTCTACGGTGGATCGGTCAAACCCGGAAACGCGTCCGAGATCTTCGCGGTCGACAATGTCGACGGTGCGCTGGTCGGGGGGGCGTCCCTCAAGGCGGACGATTTCGGCGGCATCATCTCGGCCCTCGAAGGCTAG
- a CDS encoding FAD-dependent monooxygenase, protein MRNYVSIVGAGIGGLTHAIALAHRGIHSEILERAPQIAEVGAGVQISPNGMAVLRALGLGDALEKASIESRAVHLTDGLTGRSLIRMPMKSRDYRLVHRATLIAILEGAARDAGVTIRPGTRVESAQDGTAATFVIDGGTEETGFAVGADGINSVLRPALNGTDRAEFTGQVAWRATIAADAPPEAQIFVGPGRHLVAYPLSEGRLNLVAVEERADWAEEGWHVEGDPDALRRAFAGFASPVADWLRIVETCHLWGLYVHPVARVWHGRSMALLGDAAHPTLPFLGQGANLALEDAWCLAAALSRDDRDAALADYHASRAPRVARAIAMANSNARNYHLSGAIKAAAHAGLKLANLAPGIMLKRFDWLYGHDVTAEPSM, encoded by the coding sequence ATGCGGAATTACGTGAGCATCGTCGGGGCAGGGATCGGCGGGCTTACCCATGCGATCGCTCTTGCGCATCGCGGAATCCATTCCGAGATCCTCGAACGCGCGCCGCAGATCGCCGAGGTCGGAGCGGGCGTTCAGATCAGCCCGAATGGAATGGCGGTCCTGCGTGCGCTCGGGCTCGGCGACGCGCTCGAGAAGGCATCGATCGAGAGCCGCGCGGTGCATCTGACCGACGGGCTGACGGGGCGAAGCCTGATCCGCATGCCGATGAAGAGCCGCGATTACCGTCTTGTCCATCGGGCGACCCTTATCGCCATCCTGGAAGGCGCGGCGCGCGACGCCGGCGTCACGATCCGTCCGGGAACCCGTGTCGAAAGCGCGCAAGACGGCACGGCTGCCACGTTCGTCATCGATGGCGGAACCGAGGAAACCGGCTTCGCTGTCGGTGCGGACGGGATCAACTCCGTACTTCGCCCGGCGCTGAACGGAACCGATCGGGCGGAGTTCACCGGGCAGGTCGCATGGCGTGCGACCATCGCTGCGGACGCGCCCCCCGAGGCGCAGATCTTCGTCGGGCCAGGGCGTCATCTGGTGGCCTATCCCCTGAGTGAGGGGCGGTTGAACCTCGTCGCGGTGGAGGAGCGAGCCGACTGGGCGGAGGAAGGCTGGCATGTCGAGGGCGATCCGGACGCTCTGCGCCGCGCATTCGCAGGTTTCGCGTCGCCGGTGGCGGATTGGCTTCGCATCGTCGAGACCTGTCACCTCTGGGGGCTCTACGTTCATCCGGTGGCCCGCGTTTGGCACGGGCGGTCGATGGCGCTTCTGGGCGATGCGGCGCATCCGACGCTGCCATTCCTGGGCCAGGGGGCAAATCTCGCACTCGAGGATGCGTGGTGCCTTGCAGCGGCGCTTTCGCGCGATGATCGCGACGCGGCGCTTGCCGATTACCATGCGAGTCGCGCGCCGCGCGTCGCGCGGGCGATCGCGATGGCGAACTCCAATGCGCGGAACTATCATCTTTCGGGCGCGATAAAGGCCGCGGCGCATGCGGGGCTGAAGCTCGCGAACCTCGCGCCCGGCATAATGTTGAAGCGGTTCGACTGGCTCTACGGACACGACGTGACCGCAGAGCCGTCGATGTGA
- the dksA gene encoding RNA polymerase-binding protein DksA has product MKVDTILADEYRPAEDEPFMNDRQLDYFRRKLMTWRNDLLDEGRSTITGLQDGTRNIPDVTDRASEETDRALELRTRDRQRKLVAKIDAALRRIEDGEYGYCEVTGEPISLKRLDARPIATLSLEAQERHERREKVHRDE; this is encoded by the coding sequence ATGAAAGTTGATACCATTCTTGCGGACGAGTATCGGCCGGCCGAGGACGAACCGTTCATGAACGACCGTCAGCTCGACTATTTCCGGCGCAAGCTGATGACATGGCGCAACGACCTTCTCGACGAGGGTCGCAGCACCATTACCGGCCTTCAGGACGGGACGCGCAACATACCCGACGTGACGGACCGCGCATCGGAGGAGACGGATCGCGCGCTCGAACTCAGGACCCGCGACCGGCAGCGCAAGCTGGTCGCCAAGATCGACGCCGCGCTGCGCCGGATCGAGGACGGGGAATACGGCTATTGCGAGGTCACGGGCGAACCCATCTCGCTCAAGCGGCTCGACGCACGGCCGATCGCGACCCTGAGCCTCGAGGCGCAGGAGCGTCACGAGCGCCGCGAGAAGGTTCATCGCGACGAGTAA